From Streptosporangium album, the proteins below share one genomic window:
- a CDS encoding reverse transcriptase domain-containing protein gives MNTSDPSWGLLRAERRVLEIQTKLHRWATDDPHRRFDDLFNLVTDPGFLLMAWERVAGNKGARSAGVDGITAAFVQERIGTEQFLEELREQLRNQTFRPVPVRERMIPKPGTRKRRRLGIPTIADRVVQASLKLVLEPIFEADFLPCSYGFRPNRRAHDAMAETRFLASKTYEWVLEGDIKACFDEISHPALMDRVRGRIGDKRVLALVKAFLKAGILTEVGTSKETVTGTPQGGILSPLLANVALSVLDEHFVQAPGGARSTTKQRWTRRQKGLPNYRLIRYADDCAPRTLMEVVM, from the coding sequence GTGAATACGAGTGATCCGTCGTGGGGCCTGTTGAGGGCCGAGCGACGGGTACTGGAGATCCAGACCAAGCTGCACCGTTGGGCGACCGATGATCCTCATCGTCGGTTCGACGATCTGTTCAACCTCGTCACCGATCCCGGCTTTCTGCTGATGGCTTGGGAGCGGGTTGCGGGGAACAAGGGCGCACGCTCGGCCGGAGTCGACGGGATAACCGCCGCCTTCGTCCAGGAACGGATCGGGACTGAACAGTTCCTGGAGGAGTTGCGTGAGCAGCTCAGGAACCAGACGTTCCGGCCCGTTCCGGTCAGAGAGCGGATGATTCCCAAGCCGGGGACGCGCAAGCGCCGCCGTCTGGGGATCCCGACGATCGCCGACCGGGTGGTCCAAGCGTCCTTGAAGCTGGTGCTGGAGCCGATCTTCGAGGCGGATTTCCTTCCGTGCTCGTATGGGTTCCGGCCGAACCGGCGAGCGCACGACGCGATGGCCGAGACGCGCTTCCTGGCATCCAAGACCTACGAATGGGTACTGGAGGGCGACATCAAGGCCTGCTTCGACGAGATCTCGCACCCGGCCCTCATGGACCGGGTGCGCGGACGGATCGGGGACAAGCGCGTGCTCGCGCTGGTAAAGGCGTTTCTGAAGGCGGGCATCCTCACCGAGGTCGGCACGTCCAAGGAGACCGTCACCGGCACCCCGCAAGGAGGGATCTTGTCTCCGCTGCTGGCCAACGTGGCTCTCTCGGTTTTGGACGAGCACTTCGTCCAGGCACCGGGCGGAGCGCGTTCGACCACGAAACAGCGCTGGACCCGCCGCCAGAAGGGGCTGCCCAACTACCGGTTGATCCGGTACGCGGACGACTGTGCGCCACGAACGCTGATGGAGGTTGTGATGTAG
- the ltrA gene encoding group II intron reverse transcriptase/maturase produces MSELRQQDKPFQIDKWKVWEAFQRVKANKGAAGVDEESIAQFEADRDRNLYRIWNRLSSGSYFPPPVKAVEIPKPQGRGVRVLGVPTVADRVAQTVVRMYLEPKVEPIFHPDSYGYRPGKSALDAVGACRVRCWRKDWVIDMDIRAFFDTVPHDLVLKAVAKHLSPDQRWILLYVQRWLTAPMQRQDGTLVARDRGTPQGSAISPLLANLFMHYAFDAWLAREFPALGFERYCDDAVVHCGSRRQAEYVRDAIAMRLAQVGLELHPDKTCIIYCKDADRTGSHEHTRFTFLGYEFRPRLAKNKHGKHFVSFLPAVSTQAMKAMGAVIRSWHLSRRSDKSLDDLARMFNSIVQGWINYYGRFYRSRLLSFLRHLNKLLVGWACRKYKRLKRRERRAMAWLAEIARRSPRLFAHWRLGARPDGWAMGAG; encoded by the coding sequence GTGAGCGAACTCAGGCAGCAGGACAAGCCGTTTCAGATCGACAAGTGGAAGGTCTGGGAAGCGTTTCAGAGAGTCAAGGCCAACAAGGGGGCGGCGGGGGTCGATGAGGAGTCGATCGCGCAGTTCGAGGCCGATCGGGACCGGAATCTGTATCGGATCTGGAACCGGTTGTCCTCAGGCTCGTACTTCCCGCCGCCGGTGAAAGCGGTGGAGATCCCCAAGCCGCAAGGGCGAGGGGTGCGGGTGCTGGGCGTGCCGACCGTGGCCGACCGGGTGGCCCAGACGGTGGTGCGGATGTATCTGGAGCCGAAGGTCGAACCGATCTTCCATCCGGATTCCTACGGCTATCGGCCGGGCAAGTCGGCGCTGGATGCGGTTGGGGCGTGCCGGGTGCGGTGCTGGCGGAAGGATTGGGTGATCGACATGGACATCCGGGCCTTCTTCGACACCGTGCCGCATGACCTGGTGCTCAAGGCCGTCGCCAAGCACCTTTCACCGGATCAGCGGTGGATCCTGTTGTATGTCCAGCGGTGGTTGACCGCTCCGATGCAACGGCAGGATGGCACCCTGGTCGCCCGAGATCGCGGGACCCCGCAGGGGTCGGCGATTTCACCTTTGCTGGCTAACCTGTTCATGCATTACGCGTTCGACGCCTGGCTGGCCCGGGAATTTCCGGCGCTTGGGTTCGAGCGTTACTGCGATGACGCGGTGGTGCACTGCGGCAGCCGCCGGCAGGCCGAATACGTGCGAGACGCGATTGCAATGCGTCTGGCGCAGGTCGGCCTGGAGTTGCATCCGGACAAGACATGCATCATCTACTGCAAGGACGCCGACCGGACGGGCTCGCACGAGCACACCCGGTTCACGTTCTTGGGCTATGAGTTCCGGCCCCGGCTGGCCAAGAACAAGCACGGCAAGCACTTCGTGTCGTTCTTGCCCGCGGTCAGCACGCAGGCGATGAAGGCGATGGGAGCGGTGATCCGCTCCTGGCATCTGTCCCGGCGCAGTGACAAGTCTCTGGACGACCTTGCCCGCATGTTCAACAGCATCGTGCAGGGGTGGATCAACTATTACGGGCGCTTCTACCGGTCCCGGTTGCTCTCCTTCCTCCGGCATCTCAACAAGCTCCTGGTGGGCTGGGCGTGCCGGAAATACAAACGGCTCAAACGCCGGGAACGGCGCGCGATGGCCTGGCTGGCCGAGATCGCCCGGCGATCTCCCCGCCTGTTCGCGCACTGGCGTCTCGGCGCTCGTCCTGACGGCTGGGCGATGGGAGCCGGATAA
- a CDS encoding group II intron maturase-specific domain-containing protein: MRFPRPTLLVILVSGTREHTEALLPEVAEVLATVGLRLSEEKTLITHIDEGLDFLGWRIQRHHKRGTDQQFVYNYPAKKALRSIKAKTKAICRMNVSLPLAVLLHKLNNVLRGWTAYFRPGVSARAFQYLRMIVWRQVFGWLRRKHLNAGWKELRRRFCDGGWWPRDGEVVLFNPGSVATTRYLPRGTKIPSPWPSTR; the protein is encoded by the coding sequence GTGCGATTCCCCCGGCCTACTCTCCTCGTCATTCTGGTCTCGGGCACTCGGGAACACACCGAGGCACTGCTCCCCGAAGTAGCGGAAGTCCTCGCCACCGTTGGGCTGCGGCTCTCGGAGGAGAAGACCCTGATCACTCACATCGACGAGGGCCTCGACTTCCTCGGCTGGCGCATCCAGCGCCACCACAAGCGAGGCACCGACCAGCAGTTCGTCTATAACTACCCGGCCAAGAAGGCACTTCGGTCCATCAAGGCCAAGACCAAGGCGATCTGCCGGATGAACGTCAGCCTGCCGCTGGCAGTCCTGCTGCATAAGCTCAACAACGTGCTGCGGGGCTGGACCGCCTACTTCCGGCCAGGGGTCTCCGCCCGCGCCTTCCAATACCTCCGCATGATCGTCTGGCGACAGGTGTTCGGATGGCTGCGACGCAAACACCTCAACGCGGGCTGGAAGGAACTGCGCCGCCGCTTCTGCGACGGCGGATGGTGGCCACGCGATGGAGAAGTCGTCCTGTTCAACCCCGGCTCGGTGGCCACCACGCGCTACCTCCCCCGAGGGACAAAGATCCCATCGCCCTGGCCCAGCACACGCTGA
- a CDS encoding IS110 family transposase has translation MKPRHRAPCRPHHDVELMDASGRRLAKARLPEGVAGMTKLHAMIAEQFDEAAEEAEVVIGIETDRGLWVQALVAAGYTVLAVNPLQAARYRERLSVSGAKSDAADAHMLADMVRTDSHQLRPVAGDSAEAEAIKVVTRAHKTLIWERTRHAQRLRHALRDYFPAALQAFEDLAAADTLELLAKAPDPASAAKLTISQISAALKRARRRGVADKAAAIQAALRTAHLGQPAAVTAAYAATVGSAVAVLTVLGEQIKALQGQVEDHFGRHPAAEIVLSQPGLGPVLGARVLAEFGDAEGRYVSAKARKNYAGTSPITRASGKKKVVLARYVHNDRLVDALDSQAFTALQASPGARAYYDRLRARDVCHHAALRQVANRLVGILHGCLKTSTLYDEATAWSHHTKPLAA, from the coding sequence GTGAAACCCCGGCACCGCGCTCCATGCCGACCCCACCACGATGTCGAGCTGATGGATGCCTCGGGGCGCAGGTTGGCCAAGGCCCGCCTGCCCGAGGGAGTGGCGGGGATGACCAAGCTGCACGCGATGATCGCCGAGCAGTTCGATGAAGCGGCCGAAGAGGCGGAGGTGGTGATCGGGATCGAGACCGACCGTGGCCTGTGGGTGCAGGCGCTGGTCGCCGCCGGATACACGGTGCTGGCGGTCAACCCGCTGCAGGCGGCACGGTACCGGGAACGGCTGAGCGTCTCGGGCGCCAAGAGCGACGCGGCCGATGCGCACATGCTGGCCGACATGGTCCGCACCGACTCCCACCAGCTGCGCCCGGTCGCCGGCGACAGCGCCGAAGCCGAGGCGATCAAGGTGGTGACACGGGCGCATAAGACATTGATCTGGGAACGGACCCGCCATGCTCAGCGGTTGCGGCACGCGCTGCGCGACTACTTCCCCGCGGCCCTTCAGGCGTTCGAGGACCTGGCCGCGGCCGACACGTTGGAGTTGCTGGCCAAGGCCCCTGATCCCGCGTCGGCGGCCAAGCTGACCATCAGCCAGATCAGCGCCGCGCTCAAACGCGCTCGCCGCCGGGGTGTTGCCGACAAGGCCGCTGCGATCCAGGCCGCGCTGCGCACCGCGCACCTGGGCCAGCCCGCGGCCGTGACCGCTGCCTACGCCGCCACGGTGGGTTCGGCGGTTGCGGTCCTCACCGTGCTGGGCGAGCAGATCAAGGCTCTGCAAGGGCAGGTGGAGGACCATTTTGGCCGGCACCCGGCCGCTGAGATCGTCTTATCGCAGCCTGGGCTGGGGCCGGTCCTCGGCGCCCGGGTGCTCGCAGAGTTCGGCGACGCCGAAGGCCGCTACGTCAGTGCCAAAGCACGCAAGAACTACGCCGGCACCAGCCCGATCACCCGGGCTTCCGGCAAGAAGAAGGTCGTGCTCGCCCGATACGTGCACAACGACCGGCTCGTCGACGCCCTCGATTCTCAAGCCTTCACCGCCCTGCAGGCCTCGCCGGGTGCCCGCGCCTACTACGACCGGCTCCGCGCCCGCGATGTCTGCCATCACGCTGCCCTGCGCCAGGTGGCCAACCGCCTCGTCGGCATTCTGCACGGATGCCTGAAGACCAGCACTCTCTACGACGAGGCAACCGCCTGGTCACACCACACCAAACCCCTTGCCGCTTGA
- a CDS encoding DUF4158 domain-containing protein, producing the protein MTVIPVCSEITGWRAEVRAEWDPNELIGSWTLVEGNWELIKNKSGATRLGFALMLKFYEIEGRFPAGPEEIPQVAVAYVASLVKVEPGMFAKYRWSGRTIEYHRKQIREAFGTRPPTEEDEERWARWMADELCSTETNRDRLAEAVRRRCRGVTSMRTKSLV; encoded by the coding sequence ATGACCGTGATCCCTGTCTGTTCGGAGATCACGGGCTGGAGGGCCGAGGTGCGTGCGGAGTGGGACCCAAATGAGCTCATCGGTTCGTGGACCCTGGTCGAGGGAAACTGGGAGCTGATCAAGAACAAATCCGGGGCGACACGCCTGGGGTTCGCGTTGATGCTTAAGTTCTACGAGATCGAGGGACGGTTTCCCGCAGGTCCGGAGGAGATTCCACAGGTTGCGGTCGCCTACGTCGCGTCGTTGGTAAAGGTCGAGCCGGGAATGTTCGCCAAGTACCGCTGGTCAGGCCGAACGATCGAGTACCACCGCAAGCAGATCCGGGAGGCGTTCGGGACGCGGCCGCCGACCGAGGAGGACGAGGAGCGGTGGGCGCGGTGGATGGCCGACGAGTTGTGCTCGACGGAGACGAACCGGGACCGGCTGGCTGAGGCGGTGCGGCGGCGGTGTCGGGGGGTGACGAGCATGCGAACGAAAAGTCTCGTTTAG
- a CDS encoding erythromycin esterase family protein, which produces MTVLIRDAAHPFTGGALTALLSPATRLLGLGEPTHGVEVFPELRNELFRHLVEHEGYRSITMESDCLSALAADAYVTDGIGTLDDAMSLGFSHSLGASPANRELVRWMRAYNEQRPPHERLRFYGFDGPLEMTGPASPRPALTALHDYLAAHLDLAWSRETLDDLLGSDERWTNPAATTDPTQSVGRTPEAKELRLVADDLRVLLAAHAPHLTAATSPDDRWRAGLYARTAAGLLRYHAGMAGTAATRVGTLMCLRDAMMADNLDVLVGREALRGPTLAYAHNRHLQKDRSRWLLPEGWGPLAGRTLEWWSAGAIVGTRLGDQYAFAATTFGTRGSDIPQPDTLEGLLSALPDARAVIDPVRLTAVLDWKPTPRVPVDHTYLPLDPATTDQTDAIVFVKEI; this is translated from the coding sequence ATGACAGTTTTGATCCGGGACGCCGCCCATCCCTTCACCGGCGGCGCCCTCACTGCGCTCCTGTCTCCCGCCACCCGGCTGCTCGGCCTCGGCGAGCCCACCCACGGCGTCGAAGTCTTTCCCGAGCTGCGCAACGAACTCTTCCGCCACCTCGTCGAACACGAGGGCTACCGCTCGATCACTATGGAGAGCGACTGCCTGTCGGCCCTGGCCGCCGACGCGTACGTCACCGACGGCATCGGGACCCTCGACGACGCGATGAGCCTAGGCTTCAGCCACAGCCTCGGCGCCTCACCCGCCAACCGCGAGCTCGTGCGCTGGATGCGCGCCTACAACGAACAGCGTCCGCCGCACGAGCGGCTCCGCTTTTACGGCTTCGATGGCCCTCTGGAGATGACCGGCCCCGCCAGCCCTCGCCCAGCTTTGACCGCACTGCACGACTACCTCGCCGCCCACCTCGACCTGGCCTGGAGTCGCGAGACCCTCGACGATCTGCTCGGTTCCGACGAGCGCTGGACCAACCCGGCCGCCACCACGGATCCCACCCAGTCCGTCGGCCGCACCCCCGAGGCCAAGGAACTGCGCCTGGTCGCCGACGACCTGCGCGTGCTGCTCGCCGCGCACGCCCCCCACCTGACGGCCGCCACCTCCCCCGACGACCGGTGGCGCGCCGGCCTGTACGCCCGCACCGCGGCCGGGCTCCTGCGCTACCACGCCGGCATGGCCGGCACCGCGGCCACCCGCGTCGGCACGCTGATGTGCCTGCGCGATGCGATGATGGCCGACAACCTCGACGTCCTCGTCGGCCGCGAGGCCCTTCGCGGCCCCACCCTCGCCTATGCCCACAACCGCCACCTGCAGAAAGACAGGAGCCGCTGGCTGCTGCCGGAGGGCTGGGGCCCCCTGGCGGGCCGGACGCTGGAGTGGTGGAGTGCCGGGGCGATCGTCGGCACACGCCTCGGCGACCAGTACGCCTTCGCCGCCACCACCTTCGGCACCCGCGGCTCCGACATCCCCCAGCCCGACACCCTCGAAGGGCTACTGTCGGCCCTCCCTGACGCCCGCGCCGTCATCGATCCCGTCCGCCTCACCGCGGTCCTCGACTGGAAGCCGACGCCCCGCGTCCCGGTCGACCACACTTACCTCCCCCTTGACCCGGCCACCACCGACCAGACCGACGCCATCGTCTTCGTCAAGGAAATCTGA
- a CDS encoding fascin domain-containing protein encodes MYVAAENAGAQPLIANRTAIGPWEQFDIVAG; translated from the coding sequence TTGTACGTGGCCGCGGAGAACGCCGGAGCACAGCCGCTGATCGCCAACCGCACCGCGATCGGCCCATGGGAGCAGTTCGACATCGTCGCCGGCTGA
- a CDS encoding GH39 family glycosyl hydrolase, with translation MSTAGAARQDWQARIHKASGEVAAAGQVEVAAPAGLRATAGGGHATLTWEPVAGAIGYIVQRAPREAGPYGSTKQRDVDVPAVPEPRFVDTGQGPAWYKVAAVTTMDAAGPFTEPVFAAPLAAPGTVTLRVDASTTTRPLPRPWKYMIGSEHLSYMLSADTVGGRPIGSELTGALRTMREELGVETVRAHAILCDDLGVYREVDGVPVHDFGKVDEVYDTVTSFGMRPIVELSFMPRDLASDPSKTVFGYGAIISPPKDYGRWGDLVRALTQHLVDRYGLREVIDNWAFEVWNEANLEVFWSGTPEEFFRLYDVSAAAVKDVHPDIRVGGPSSAANGWVQELIDHVDASGAALDFVSTHTYGNAPLDWRPTLERHGREGTPIWWTEWGPTPTHFHGIGDGPFGATFLLHGMKSAAGRVDALAHWVASDHFEELGRPPALFHGGFGLFTVGNLRKPRYFALALADRLGADELACSATGDTAGVEMWAARSAAGGVGVLVWNGTLNQDQAGGEEGLSREVALTVEGLVPGEYTLSHHRIDERHSNIRAVWAEVGGGADWPEGGQWDRLHAANSLQELEPARTVRVEEGALRLSFTLPMPAVSYLELTRL, from the coding sequence ATGAGCACGGCCGGTGCCGCACGCCAGGACTGGCAGGCCCGCATCCACAAGGCGTCGGGGGAGGTGGCCGCGGCCGGGCAGGTCGAGGTCGCCGCCCCCGCCGGCCTGCGTGCCACCGCCGGTGGCGGGCACGCCACGCTGACCTGGGAACCGGTGGCCGGGGCCATCGGCTACATCGTCCAGCGCGCGCCGCGGGAGGCGGGGCCGTACGGCTCGACCAAACAGCGCGACGTCGACGTGCCGGCCGTACCGGAGCCGAGGTTCGTCGACACCGGCCAGGGACCCGCCTGGTACAAGGTCGCGGCCGTCACCACCATGGACGCGGCCGGGCCCTTCACCGAGCCGGTGTTCGCCGCGCCGCTCGCCGCGCCGGGGACGGTGACCCTGCGGGTCGACGCCTCCACGACCACGCGGCCCCTGCCCCGGCCGTGGAAGTACATGATCGGCTCCGAGCACCTGTCGTACATGCTGTCCGCCGACACCGTGGGCGGCCGTCCCATCGGTTCCGAGCTGACCGGGGCCCTGCGGACGATGCGGGAGGAGCTGGGCGTCGAGACCGTGCGCGCCCACGCGATCCTCTGCGACGACCTCGGTGTCTACCGGGAGGTCGACGGCGTGCCGGTGCACGACTTCGGCAAGGTGGACGAGGTCTACGACACGGTCACCTCGTTCGGCATGCGGCCGATCGTGGAGCTGTCGTTCATGCCGCGCGACCTGGCCTCCGACCCCTCGAAGACCGTCTTCGGCTACGGGGCGATCATCTCCCCGCCGAAGGACTACGGCCGGTGGGGCGACCTGGTCCGCGCCCTCACCCAGCACCTCGTCGACCGCTACGGCCTGCGTGAGGTGATCGACAACTGGGCTTTCGAGGTGTGGAACGAGGCCAACCTGGAGGTCTTCTGGAGCGGCACGCCGGAGGAGTTCTTCCGGCTGTACGACGTGTCGGCCGCGGCGGTCAAGGACGTCCATCCCGACATCCGCGTCGGCGGCCCGTCGTCGGCGGCCAACGGCTGGGTGCAGGAGCTGATCGACCACGTGGACGCCTCGGGCGCCGCGCTCGACTTCGTCTCCACGCACACCTACGGCAACGCCCCGCTCGACTGGCGTCCCACCCTGGAACGGCACGGCCGCGAGGGCACGCCGATCTGGTGGACGGAGTGGGGCCCCACCCCCACCCACTTCCACGGCATCGGCGACGGACCCTTCGGGGCGACCTTCCTGCTGCACGGGATGAAGTCGGCGGCCGGCCGGGTGGACGCGCTGGCCCACTGGGTGGCCTCCGACCACTTCGAGGAGCTGGGCCGCCCGCCGGCCCTCTTCCACGGCGGGTTCGGCCTGTTCACCGTCGGCAACCTGCGCAAGCCCCGCTACTTCGCGCTCGCCCTGGCCGACCGGCTGGGCGCCGACGAGCTGGCCTGTTCGGCGACGGGTGACACGGCGGGGGTCGAGATGTGGGCGGCGCGCTCGGCCGCCGGTGGCGTCGGGGTGCTGGTGTGGAACGGAACCCTGAACCAGGACCAGGCCGGAGGCGAGGAGGGCCTGTCCCGTGAGGTCGCCCTCACCGTCGAGGGGCTGGTCCCGGGTGAGTACACGCTCAGCCATCACCGGATCGACGAGCGGCACTCCAACATCCGGGCGGTCTGGGCTGAGGTCGGCGGCGGCGCCGACTGGCCCGAGGGCGGGCAGTGGGACCGGCTCCACGCGGCGAACAGCCTGCAGGAGCTGGAACCCGCCCGCACGGTCCGTGTGGAGGAGGGGGCCCTGCGGCTGAGCTTCACCCTCCCCATGCCGGCCGTCTCCTATCTGGAGCTCACCCGGCTGTGA
- a CDS encoding glucoamylase family protein: protein MPPRHRRRATALAASLALIAALPSPASASPSPGTPSPVSATPPPAVSSPGVTPSPAVASSRQQVLRRYARDTWGSMTAMVDPATGLPADKIDGSLDPGTRAKVTSPTNIASYLWSTVAARDSHLISPGEARRRVVKALGSTAELERHAPTGQFYNWYDPHTLQLVRTWPEDGSAVQPFLSSVDNGWLAAALMMVRSAVPEASRQAGTLLGGMDFRSYYDPAAQPDAGTGLLRGGFWPAKPAGCSVESDYNGSGTTVYSTCHHYGALTEVRIATYVGIALGQLPPEHYYGMWRTFPDTCDWSWAEQKPVGTWQTHRGVRVFEGTYGYRGMRLVPTWGGSMFEELMVPQLVPEDVWGARSWGRNQPVYVAAQIEHGMNDAKYGYWGFSPSGNPAGGYREYGVDAIGMDTPGYTSDQERTSVDYGFEGCREAQPEPASYGDGVVTPHASFLALRYAPGEALTNLAKIKADFDSYGPGGFYDAVAVRSGKVARQYLALDQGMIMMALGNALADDSLRRHFATRDVTAKLAPVLGEEEWAVVPPK, encoded by the coding sequence ATGCCCCCCAGACATCGTCGCCGTGCGACCGCCCTGGCCGCCTCCCTCGCCCTGATCGCCGCCCTCCCCTCTCCCGCGTCGGCCAGTCCGTCACCCGGCACCCCCTCTCCGGTATCCGCCACCCCGCCACCCGCCGTCTCCTCTCCCGGAGTCACCCCCTCACCCGCGGTCGCGTCCTCCCGGCAGCAGGTGCTGCGCCGCTACGCCAGGGACACCTGGGGGTCCATGACCGCGATGGTCGACCCGGCGACCGGCCTGCCCGCCGACAAGATCGACGGCTCGCTCGACCCGGGCACCCGCGCCAAGGTGACCTCACCGACCAACATCGCCAGCTACCTGTGGAGCACGGTGGCCGCCCGCGACAGCCACCTCATCTCCCCGGGCGAGGCCCGCCGGCGCGTCGTCAAGGCGCTCGGTTCGACGGCCGAACTGGAGCGTCACGCCCCGACCGGCCAGTTCTACAACTGGTACGACCCGCACACCCTCCAGCTCGTGCGCACCTGGCCGGAGGACGGCTCCGCCGTCCAGCCGTTCCTGTCCAGCGTGGACAACGGCTGGCTCGCCGCCGCCCTGATGATGGTCCGCAGCGCCGTACCCGAGGCATCCAGGCAGGCCGGCACGCTGCTCGGCGGCATGGACTTCCGCTCCTACTACGACCCGGCGGCGCAGCCCGACGCGGGCACGGGCCTGCTGCGCGGCGGGTTCTGGCCGGCCAAGCCCGCCGGCTGCTCGGTCGAGAGCGACTACAACGGCTCCGGGACCACGGTCTACTCCACCTGCCACCACTACGGCGCGCTCACCGAGGTCCGGATCGCCACCTACGTCGGCATCGCCCTCGGCCAGCTCCCGCCCGAGCACTACTACGGCATGTGGCGGACCTTCCCCGACACCTGCGACTGGTCCTGGGCGGAGCAGAAGCCGGTCGGGACCTGGCAGACGCACCGGGGCGTCAGGGTCTTCGAGGGCACGTACGGCTACCGCGGCATGCGCCTGGTGCCCACCTGGGGCGGCAGCATGTTCGAGGAGCTGATGGTGCCCCAGCTCGTGCCCGAGGACGTCTGGGGCGCCCGCAGCTGGGGGCGCAACCAGCCGGTCTACGTGGCCGCCCAGATCGAGCACGGCATGAACGACGCCAAGTACGGCTACTGGGGCTTCTCCCCGTCCGGCAACCCGGCCGGCGGCTACCGCGAGTACGGTGTGGACGCGATCGGCATGGACACCCCGGGCTACACCTCCGACCAGGAGCGCACCTCGGTCGACTACGGGTTCGAGGGTTGCCGGGAGGCCCAGCCGGAGCCGGCGTCCTACGGGGACGGAGTGGTCACCCCGCACGCGTCCTTCCTCGCACTGCGCTACGCGCCCGGCGAGGCCCTGACCAACCTGGCAAAGATCAAGGCGGACTTCGACTCCTACGGACCCGGAGGGTTCTACGACGCGGTGGCCGTGCGTAGCGGCAAGGTCGCCAGACAGTACCTCGCCCTCGACCAGGGCATGATCATGATGGCGCTGGGCAACGCGCTCGCCGACGACAGCCTGCGCCGCCACTTCGCGACCCGCGACGTCACGGCCAAGCTCGCCCCCGTGCTGGGCGAGGAGGAGTGGGCCGTCGTGCCCCCCAAGTGA
- a CDS encoding carbohydrate ABC transporter permease, with translation MRRRTSTYVLLSVGLVLVVLPFVWTLLTSFKPETEIRRDPPTFLPGQWTLGNYGELLEKMDIGQVFLNSAVVATAVVAGNLLFCSMVGYAFAKLPFRGKNVIFVLVLTQMAVPAIVVMIPQFVLIAKLGLVNTFLGIILPGLVTPLGIFLMRQFIADIPDELIHAARVDGAREFRIFFRIVLPLCKPALATLGLITFLGSWNNFLWPAVVAQSEDRYTLPVALAIFNGYQGTQYGLLIAGAVAVVLPVLVVFVFLQRFFTQGIASTGLK, from the coding sequence ATGAGACGTCGCACCTCTACGTACGTGCTGCTCAGCGTGGGACTCGTCCTCGTCGTGCTCCCGTTCGTCTGGACGCTGCTCACCTCGTTCAAGCCCGAGACCGAGATCAGGCGCGATCCGCCGACCTTCCTGCCCGGTCAGTGGACGCTCGGTAACTACGGCGAGCTGCTGGAGAAGATGGACATCGGGCAGGTGTTCCTCAACAGCGCGGTGGTCGCCACCGCCGTCGTCGCGGGGAACCTGCTGTTCTGCTCGATGGTCGGCTACGCCTTCGCCAAACTGCCCTTCCGCGGCAAGAATGTGATCTTCGTGCTGGTCCTCACGCAGATGGCGGTGCCCGCCATCGTGGTGATGATCCCCCAGTTCGTGCTCATCGCCAAGCTCGGCCTGGTCAACACCTTCCTCGGGATCATCCTGCCCGGCCTGGTCACCCCGCTGGGGATCTTCCTGATGCGCCAGTTCATCGCGGACATCCCCGACGAGCTGATCCACGCCGCGCGGGTGGACGGCGCCCGCGAGTTCCGGATCTTCTTCCGGATCGTCCTGCCGCTCTGCAAGCCCGCCCTGGCCACGCTCGGCCTGATCACCTTCCTGGGCTCGTGGAACAACTTCCTCTGGCCCGCCGTGGTGGCCCAGAGCGAGGACAGGTACACGCTGCCCGTCGCCCTGGCGATCTTCAACGGCTACCAGGGAACCCAGTACGGCCTGCTCATCGCCGGGGCGGTGGCCGTCGTGCTGCCCGTCCTCGTCGTCTTCGTCTTCCTCCAGCGCTTCTTCACCCAGGGGATCGCCTCCACCGGACTCAAGTAA